Proteins co-encoded in one Brassica rapa cultivar Chiifu-401-42 chromosome A02, CAAS_Brap_v3.01, whole genome shotgun sequence genomic window:
- the LOC103848457 gene encoding uncharacterized protein LOC103848457, with protein sequence MAAAVLMPTISFRDESTHEEMKKKILVEQASIMQSEREISMDPKSIRSFSFSGSLKRNDSFDMVLLPAMSPPRDLDAPMPLPLQPVSGNLPNSTTNSPKQRSGLMRALKGKEQDSSWSASFRRSKSYGSTSKRQSLKNSFFVKTESNKSTSYNNTLEDGFKCNALCLYLPGFGKGKPVRSSRKDDSSSFTRTTTTTTSSSSSVTFSRTVSVRESTTTTISVRVSMEKFDCSSYASESGGEEGRDHSFNLPSELIKSGSDENDHDDPVSAAFVFDKEPIEKEIKGVLKMSGSKNSRSMDSSVRQVRFSTSPAISPRLLEATKNFNTFLEAQAV encoded by the coding sequence atGGCTGCTGCAGTTCTCATGCCAACGATTAGCTTCAGAGACGAGAGCACTCATGaggaaatgaagaagaagattctaGTCGAGCAAGCGAGTATAATGCAATCCGAGAGGGAGATATCGATGGACCCTAAATCAATTAGGTCATTCTCTTTCTCGGGTTCGCTTAAAAGGAACGATAGCTTCGACATGGTTCTCTTACCGGCCATGTCACCTCCTAGAGACTTAGATGCGCCTATGCCTCTTCCGTTGCAGCCAGTGAGCGGTAACCTCCCAAACTCGACCACTAATTCTCCTAAACAACGTTCTGGTCTGATGCGTGCGCTAAAAGGTAAGGAACAAGATTCGTCTTGGTCGGCGTCATTCAGGAGAAGCAAATCTTATGGATCTACGAGCAAGAGACAGTCTCTTAAAAACTCTTTCTTCGTTAAGACCGAGTCGAACAAGAGCACCAGCTATAACAACACTTTAGAAGACGGATTCAAATGCAACGCTCTGTGTTTATACCTCCCCGGTTTTGGTAAAGGAAAACCGGTTAGGTCATCAAGGAAAGATGATTCTTCTTCCTTCACCCGAACCACTACCACCACCacgtcatcatcttcttccgTTACATTTTCAAGAACGGTCTCCGTCAGAGAATCCACCACAACCACTATCTCGGTTCGAGTTTCAATGGAGAAGTTCGACTGTAGCTCCTACGCTTCGGAATCCGGAGGAGAAGAAGGTCGAGATCACTCCTTTAACTTGCCGTCCGAGCTAATCAAAAGCGGTTCCGATGAAAACGACCATGATGATCCAGTTTCAGCGGCTTTCGTGTTCGACAAGGAACCTATTGAGAAAGAGATCAAAGGAGTTTTAAAGATGTCTGGTTCGAAAAACAGTAGATCGATGGACTCTTCGGTTCGTCAGGTTCGATTCTCCACGTCCCCGGCGATCTCACCACGGTTATTAGAAGCCACCAAGAATTTCAATACTTTCTTGGAAGCTCAGGCCGTTTGA